The segment GCCTTCATGGGCTTCCATGCCTACCGCATCGATGCATGCGTCCGGGCCATGCCCGCGGGTCATTTCCATCAGCACGTCATGGACCTTGGCTTCGTCGAAATTGACGGGGCCCGGGACCTTGAGCAGTCCCACGTCGGCGAACGGTACGGGAACGTCTTCGACGCGCACGTCCCGGGAATCGTACCAACGTAAGGCTCTCATAAAACCCTCCTGGCCATATACCGAAAATAAATTCCGGGAAATCGCGATAGGCGCTCCCTATCAATCCCATCCGATCAAACGATTGGTTGCCGTCGGGGTTCCTGTCGTATCTTTCCATCAGCAACAACGGAGGTCTTTATGCCAGCCTGGAATCAGCAATCCCCCACCCTGAAGAACCTGGAAGCCGCTTTCGCCGGCGAATCCATGGCCCATATGAAATACCTGCACTTCGCGGGCATCGCCCGGGCCAACGGCCATCCCGAGGTGGCCAAGGTTTTCGAGGAGACCGCGGCGCAGGAAATCAAGCACGCCTTGGCCCATGCCGAACTCCTGTACCCGAAAACCCTGGTCGATACGGCGCGTGCGCTGCAAATGGCGATCGAGGGGGAAACCTACGAGTATACCGAGATGTACCCCGGATTCCACCGCGACGCCGTGAAGGAAGGGAACTTGCCCGTGCAACGCGAGCTGGAGGAGCAAATGCAGGAGTCCAAGCAACACGCGGATCTGTTCCGGGCCACCTTGGATTTGGCGGCCAAGCGCTTCGCGGCCCTGGCCCGCATCGAGGAAAAGCACGCCAACCAATACCGCCGCACCTTATCCCAAGTACAAGGCTGAAAGGAGCTAATCATGAAGAAGTGGAAATGCATCGTTTGCGGATTCATTTACGACGAAGCCAAGGGCTTGCCCGAGGAGGGCATCGCCCCCGGAACCAAATGGCAGGACGTCCCGAAGGATTGGGCTTGCCCGGATTGCGGGACCCTGAAGTCGGATTTCGAAATGGTCGAAGCGGATGGATAGATCCGACCGCGGGGGGATAGTCATCGTGGGAACGGGCCTGGCCGGGTACGGCGTGGCCCGGGAATACCGGAAATGGGAAAAGTCCGGGCCGCTTACCCTGATTACCTCCGGCGATGGATCGTTCTATTCCAAGCCGATGTTGTCGGCGGCCTGGTCCGCGGGCAAATCCCCGGATCAACTGGTGGCCAAGCAGGCGCAAGCCATGGCTTCCGAGTTAGGGGCGCGAATCCTGACCGGGGAAACCGTTCTCGCCGCCGGTGCCGCGGGCAAGGCGCTTACCCTTTCCGGCGGCCGGACCATCCCTTACGACAAACTGGTTTTAGCGGTCGGCGCGCGCCCGCGCAAGCTCGCGATCCCAGATTCGTCAGGAGCCTTCGTACACTCAGTCAATGACCTGGAGGGTTACCGCGAGCTTCGGGCCGGGCTTCCTTCCGGCGGCCGCCTTCTGATCATCGGAGCCGGCCTGATCGGGTGCGAATTCGCCCATGACTTCGCGGTCGCGGGCCATCGCGTCACCCTTCTCTCCCAATCCCCCCTCCCCCTTCAAGGCCTGCTTCCCCCGGGATTGGCCCGGGCCCTGCGCTCCGCCCTGGAAGCCATCGGAGTGGCCTTTGTGGACGGCGATGCCCTGCAATCGCTGGCGCGCCACGGGGCCGACTTGCAAGCGCGCCTGGAGTCGGGCCGAGAGCTCGAAGTCGATTCCGTGCTTTCTGCCATCGGGTTCGATCCCGAGATCGGGCTGGCTCGCATGCTAGGATTGGAGGTCGGGCGGGGGATCGCGGTCAATGCCGGCTTGCGAACGTCCCAGCCGGATATCTATGCGGTGGGAGATTGCGCGGAGATGTCCGGCCGATGGCTCCCGTTCGTCCAGCCTTTGAGCCTTGCGGCCCGGGCCTTGGGCCAAATCCTGGCGGGCAAGGACGTCAGCTTAGCCTTTCCGCACATGCCGATACTCGTGAAGAC is part of the Fibrobacterota bacterium genome and harbors:
- a CDS encoding rubrerythrin family protein; protein product: MPAWNQQSPTLKNLEAAFAGESMAHMKYLHFAGIARANGHPEVAKVFEETAAQEIKHALAHAELLYPKTLVDTARALQMAIEGETYEYTEMYPGFHRDAVKEGNLPVQRELEEQMQESKQHADLFRATLDLAAKRFAALARIEEKHANQYRRTLSQVQG
- a CDS encoding rubredoxin, producing the protein MKKWKCIVCGFIYDEAKGLPEEGIAPGTKWQDVPKDWACPDCGTLKSDFEMVEADG
- a CDS encoding FAD-dependent oxidoreductase encodes the protein MDRSDRGGIVIVGTGLAGYGVAREYRKWEKSGPLTLITSGDGSFYSKPMLSAAWSAGKSPDQLVAKQAQAMASELGARILTGETVLAAGAAGKALTLSGGRTIPYDKLVLAVGARPRKLAIPDSSGAFVHSVNDLEGYRELRAGLPSGGRLLIIGAGLIGCEFAHDFAVAGHRVTLLSQSPLPLQGLLPPGLARALRSALEAIGVAFVDGDALQSLARHGADLQARLESGRELEVDSVLSAIGFDPEIGLARMLGLEVGRGIAVNAGLRTSQPDIYAVGDCAEMSGRWLPFVQPLSLAARALGQILAGKDVSLAFPHMPILVKTPRFPIAVLPPASGAQGNWSEDSQPGGAKCLFRDSDGRVLGFAVGGTHYPDRVELLKSISGGAAI